The following are encoded in a window of Pseudomonas multiresinivorans genomic DNA:
- a CDS encoding response regulator, with product MDSMLDRPEQEMILVVDDQPDNLMLMSELLMDRYQVRVAASGPKALRLMQSDPRPDLVLLDIMMPEMDGYEVCRQLKADPLTRDIPVIFLTGMVSPADEQKGLDLGAVDYLTKPISPPVTLARIRAHLNLKANSDFLRDKSEYLELEVRRRARELQAIQDATLEAMATLCDLRDNPHSNHLVRIEHYMRLLGSALSLHSEFAAELSVENIELLVRSAQLHDIGKVAVPDRILHSPGQLEEADRLILERHTTVGRDALAAAERKLGSPADFLRFAKEIAYSHHEHWDGSGFPAGLAGEQIPLGARMLSLIDCYDEFTCRHAYHASLTPDEAAERIKAGAGSQFDPRVAEAFGEVAEGFANIAQRYADSDEARGLELQRLEDAVTESIELTPPEP from the coding sequence ATGGATAGCATGCTGGACCGGCCGGAGCAGGAGATGATCCTGGTGGTGGATGATCAGCCGGACAACCTGATGCTCATGAGCGAACTGCTGATGGACCGCTACCAGGTGCGCGTCGCCGCCAGCGGACCGAAGGCGCTGCGCCTGATGCAGAGCGATCCGCGCCCGGACCTGGTGCTGCTCGACATCATGATGCCGGAGATGGACGGCTACGAAGTCTGCCGCCAGCTCAAGGCCGACCCGCTGACCCGCGACATCCCGGTGATATTCCTCACCGGCATGGTCAGCCCCGCCGACGAGCAGAAGGGCCTGGACCTGGGCGCGGTGGACTACCTGACCAAGCCGATCAGCCCGCCGGTGACCCTGGCGCGCATTCGCGCGCACCTGAATCTGAAAGCCAATTCCGATTTCCTGCGCGACAAGAGCGAGTACCTGGAACTGGAAGTGCGTCGCCGCGCCCGCGAACTGCAGGCCATCCAGGACGCCACCCTGGAGGCCATGGCGACCCTCTGCGACCTGCGCGACAACCCGCACAGCAACCACCTGGTGCGCATCGAGCACTACATGCGCCTGCTGGGCAGCGCGCTGTCCCTGCACAGCGAGTTCGCCGCCGAGCTGTCGGTGGAGAACATCGAGTTGCTGGTGCGCTCGGCCCAGTTGCACGACATCGGCAAGGTCGCCGTGCCCGATCGCATTCTGCACAGCCCCGGTCAGTTGGAAGAGGCCGACCGGTTGATCCTCGAACGTCACACGACCGTTGGTCGAGATGCCCTGGCGGCGGCCGAGCGCAAGCTGGGATCGCCGGCGGATTTCCTGCGTTTCGCCAAGGAAATCGCCTACAGCCACCACGAGCACTGGGATGGCAGCGGCTTCCCCGCGGGCCTGGCTGGCGAGCAGATTCCCCTGGGCGCGCGGATGCTCTCGCTGATCGATTGCTATGACGAGTTCACTTGCCGCCATGCCTATCACGCCTCGCTGACCCCGGACGAAGCGGCCGAGCGCATAAAGGCCGGCGCCGGCAGCCAGTTCGACCCACGCGTGGCGGAGGCTTTCGGCGAAGTCGCCGAAGGCTTTGCCAACATCGCCCAGCGCTACGCCGACAGTGACGAAGCGCGGGGGCTGGAACTGCAGCGCCTGGAAGATGCCGTGACCGAAAGTATCGAGCTGACGCCGCCTGAGCCCTGA
- a CDS encoding heavy metal translocating P-type ATPase produces MSSANPIELDLPVSGMTCASCAGRVERALRKVPGVQEASVNLASEQARVQLAAPSSDATLPALVAAVEQAGYQVPSHSLELAIEGMTCASCVGRVERALNKVSGVRSASVNLASERAHVELLGAVDAATLITAVDKAGYKARPIEPDQPAVDPAVARLARERWWLAAAVLLSLPLVLPMVGDWFGQHWMLPAWVQFVLATPVQFLIGARFYVSAYKAVRARSGNMDLLVALGTSAGYGLSLYLWYAAAPGQMPHLYFEASAVVITLILLGKYLESRAKRQTAAAIRALEALRPERATRVRDGVEEDVAIAELRLGDEVLVRPGERFPVDGEVLAGQSHADEALITGESLPVPKDIGDPVTGGAINGEGVLRVKTTALGGETVLARIIRLVEDAQAAKAPIQKLVDKVSNVFVPVVIGIALVTLVGWLIAGAGWEHALINAVAVLVIACPCALGLATPTAIMAGTGVAAKHGILIKDAEALEVAHAVTAVAFDKTGTLTSGQPRITNLAAQGDEAEALALAGALQRGSEHPLAKAVLDECAERGLNPAAAEATQALTGRGIQGRVGDRLLALGNRRMLDEAQLPPGALADSAAQWEAEGRTLSWLIEREPQARVIALFAFGDSLKEGAKTAIDALRERGIGSHLITGDNRGSAKVVADALGLDDVHAEVLPGDKAAVVGALRKEGKVVAMVGDGINDAPALAAADVGIAMGGGTDVAMHAAGITLMRGDPRLVPAALDISRRTYAKIRQNLFWAFIYNLVGIPLAAFGLLNPMVAGAAMAASSVSVVSNALLLKRWKPQDHQ; encoded by the coding sequence ATGAGCAGCGCCAACCCCATCGAACTCGACCTGCCCGTCTCCGGGATGACCTGCGCCAGCTGCGCCGGCCGGGTCGAGCGCGCCCTGCGCAAAGTGCCCGGCGTGCAGGAAGCCAGCGTCAATCTCGCCAGCGAACAGGCCCGCGTCCAGCTGGCCGCGCCCTCCAGCGACGCAACACTGCCGGCGCTGGTCGCCGCGGTCGAGCAGGCCGGTTATCAGGTGCCGTCCCACAGCCTGGAACTGGCTATCGAAGGCATGACTTGCGCCAGCTGCGTCGGCCGCGTCGAACGCGCCCTGAACAAGGTCTCCGGCGTGCGCTCGGCCAGCGTCAACCTGGCCAGCGAACGCGCCCATGTCGAACTGCTCGGCGCAGTGGATGCCGCCACGCTGATCACCGCCGTCGACAAGGCCGGCTACAAGGCCCGCCCGATCGAACCCGACCAGCCCGCTGTAGACCCGGCCGTGGCCCGTCTGGCGCGCGAGCGCTGGTGGCTGGCCGCCGCCGTCCTGTTGTCCTTGCCGCTGGTGCTGCCGATGGTGGGCGACTGGTTCGGCCAGCACTGGATGCTGCCGGCCTGGGTGCAATTCGTCCTCGCCACACCCGTGCAATTCCTCATCGGCGCGCGCTTCTACGTCTCGGCCTACAAGGCCGTGCGCGCCCGCAGCGGCAACATGGACCTGCTGGTCGCCCTCGGCACCAGCGCCGGCTATGGCCTGAGCCTGTACCTCTGGTACGCCGCCGCGCCGGGGCAGATGCCGCACCTGTACTTCGAAGCCAGCGCCGTGGTCATCACCCTGATCCTGCTCGGCAAATATCTGGAAAGCCGCGCCAAGCGCCAGACCGCCGCCGCTATCCGGGCGCTGGAAGCCCTGCGCCCCGAGCGTGCGACCCGCGTGCGTGACGGCGTGGAAGAGGACGTCGCCATCGCCGAACTGCGCCTGGGCGACGAAGTGCTGGTCCGCCCCGGCGAGCGCTTCCCGGTGGACGGCGAAGTCCTCGCCGGCCAGAGCCATGCGGATGAAGCATTGATCACCGGCGAGAGCCTGCCGGTGCCCAAGGACATCGGCGACCCGGTCACCGGCGGCGCCATCAACGGCGAAGGAGTGCTGCGCGTGAAGACCACCGCGCTGGGCGGCGAAACCGTGCTGGCGCGGATCATCCGCCTGGTGGAGGACGCCCAGGCCGCCAAGGCGCCGATCCAGAAGCTGGTGGACAAGGTCAGCAACGTCTTCGTCCCGGTGGTGATCGGCATTGCGCTGGTCACCCTGGTCGGCTGGCTGATCGCCGGCGCAGGCTGGGAACACGCACTGATCAACGCCGTGGCCGTGCTGGTCATCGCCTGCCCCTGCGCCCTCGGCCTTGCCACACCGACCGCGATCATGGCCGGCACCGGCGTGGCGGCCAAGCACGGCATCCTGATCAAGGATGCCGAGGCTCTGGAGGTCGCCCACGCGGTGACTGCCGTGGCCTTCGACAAGACCGGCACCCTCACCTCCGGCCAGCCGCGCATCACCAATCTCGCGGCGCAAGGCGACGAAGCCGAAGCCCTCGCCCTGGCCGGCGCCCTGCAACGCGGCAGCGAGCATCCACTGGCCAAGGCCGTGCTGGACGAGTGTGCCGAGCGCGGGCTCAACCCCGCTGCCGCCGAGGCTACCCAGGCGCTCACCGGGCGCGGCATCCAGGGCCGAGTGGGAGACCGCCTGCTCGCCCTGGGCAACCGGCGGATGCTCGACGAAGCGCAGTTGCCACCCGGCGCGCTGGCCGACTCCGCCGCGCAATGGGAAGCAGAGGGCCGCACCTTGTCCTGGCTGATCGAGCGCGAGCCGCAGGCCCGCGTGATCGCCCTGTTCGCCTTCGGCGACAGCCTCAAGGAAGGCGCGAAAACCGCCATCGACGCCCTGCGCGAACGCGGTATCGGCAGTCACCTGATCACCGGCGACAACCGCGGCAGTGCCAAGGTCGTGGCCGATGCGCTGGGCCTGGACGACGTACACGCCGAAGTACTGCCCGGCGACAAGGCCGCCGTGGTCGGCGCGCTGCGCAAGGAAGGGAAAGTCGTGGCGATGGTCGGCGACGGCATCAACGACGCCCCGGCACTGGCCGCTGCGGACGTCGGTATCGCCATGGGTGGCGGTACTGATGTGGCCATGCACGCCGCCGGCATCACCCTGATGCGCGGCGACCCGCGCCTGGTCCCGGCGGCGCTGGATATCTCCCGGCGCACCTACGCGAAAATCCGCCAGAACCTGTTCTGGGCGTTCATCTACAACCTGGTGGGCATCCCGCTGGCCGCCTTCGGCCTGCTCAACCCCATGGTCGCCGGCGCGGCGATGGCCGCCTCCAGCGTCAGCGTGGTGAGCAACGCTCTGCTGCTCAAGCGCTGGAAACCACAGGATCACCAATAA
- the ada gene encoding bifunctional DNA-binding transcriptional regulator/O6-methylguanine-DNA methyltransferase Ada has product MTTTRLDPERCWQAVCERDARYEGRFVFSVRSTGVYCRPNCPARRPSRENVAFHTAAEAAEAAGFRPCKRCSPRGPSPREQLDALVAAACELLDKAEKPLTLDELASRIGLSASHLARAFKARTGLTPRAWAESRREQRLAAALPQSRSVLDAALEAGYSGTRALYESATPLSPAQRRQKGAGERLRYAIAPCPLGLVLLAATDKGVCALLFADDASELERQLAERFAAAERTRDDTGLGDWLREVIIQLEEPEQAAHLPLDLHGSAFQLRVWRALTRIPSGETRRYGELAEELGTHPRAVARACASNNIGLLVPCHRVVGGTGEGGYRWGLPRKRELLRREGSSGDAGELRHRADQDQHPE; this is encoded by the coding sequence ATGACGACCACCCGACTTGACCCCGAGCGCTGCTGGCAGGCGGTCTGCGAGCGCGATGCGCGTTACGAGGGACGTTTCGTCTTCAGCGTGCGCTCCACCGGCGTTTACTGCCGGCCGAACTGCCCGGCACGCCGGCCATCACGGGAGAACGTGGCCTTCCATACCGCTGCCGAGGCGGCCGAAGCTGCCGGTTTCCGCCCCTGCAAGCGCTGCTCGCCGCGTGGCCCGAGCCCGCGCGAACAGCTCGATGCGCTGGTTGCGGCGGCCTGCGAGCTGCTCGACAAGGCCGAGAAGCCCCTGACTCTGGACGAACTGGCCAGCCGTATCGGTCTCTCCGCCTCGCACCTGGCCCGCGCCTTCAAGGCCCGCACCGGCCTTACGCCCAGAGCCTGGGCGGAATCCCGCCGCGAGCAGCGCCTGGCCGCCGCCCTGCCGCAATCGCGCTCGGTGCTCGACGCCGCGCTGGAGGCCGGCTACTCCGGCACCCGTGCCCTGTACGAAAGCGCCACGCCGCTGAGTCCGGCACAACGTCGGCAGAAAGGCGCAGGCGAAAGACTGCGCTATGCCATCGCGCCCTGCCCGCTCGGGCTGGTACTGCTGGCGGCCACCGACAAGGGCGTCTGCGCCCTGCTCTTCGCCGACGACGCCAGCGAGCTGGAACGCCAGTTGGCCGAGCGCTTCGCCGCCGCCGAGCGAACCCGCGACGACACGGGGCTGGGCGACTGGCTGCGCGAGGTGATCATCCAGCTGGAAGAGCCCGAACAGGCCGCCCACCTGCCGCTGGACCTGCACGGCAGCGCCTTCCAGCTGCGTGTCTGGCGCGCCCTCACGCGCATTCCCAGCGGCGAGACGCGGCGCTACGGTGAACTGGCTGAGGAACTGGGCACCCACCCGCGCGCCGTTGCCCGCGCCTGCGCCAGCAACAACATCGGCCTGCTGGTGCCCTGTCACCGCGTGGTTGGCGGCACCGGCGAAGGCGGCTATCGCTGGGGCCTGCCGCGCAAGCGCGAACTGCTGCGGCGTGAGGGGAGCTCAGGCGACGCCGGCGAACTCCGCCACCGAGCCGATCAGGATCAGCACCCAGAGTAG
- a CDS encoding type II toxin-antitoxin system HicA family toxin, which translates to MNARQRRTLELIYSLPVPASLEWLRIESLLIALGAQMIEGNGSRVRFELNGIVATFHRPHPAKEAKPYQVRDTRTLLEQAGIHP; encoded by the coding sequence ATGAATGCCCGGCAACGCAGGACACTGGAGCTGATCTACTCCCTTCCCGTCCCGGCATCACTGGAATGGCTGCGCATCGAGTCGCTGCTGATCGCGCTCGGCGCCCAGATGATCGAGGGCAATGGCTCACGGGTGCGTTTCGAACTGAACGGCATAGTCGCCACGTTCCATCGCCCGCATCCGGCCAAGGAAGCCAAGCCCTATCAGGTCCGTGATACACGCACCTTGCTCGAACAGGCAGGAATCCATCCATGA
- a CDS encoding ATP-binding protein, whose product MPLRRFCLCCLLLFVALCAQTRAASLALSDEERAFVTAHEPIRVGLFRAGWPPFEVIDEFDQFHGISADYLQLISERLGMKVQPVLYNTWEEVLAAVKAGEVDLLPSMAATDERQRFLSFTQPYVTTSSLIFARRDSTIRTLDDLSGRRVAVEQDYAVHELLTKAVPGIDFVLAEDTPSALKAVSIGRADAYVGNLITSTFLIEQLGLSNMEVRGDSGLGNSQVRFATRKELEPLVPLLDRALGNITRNEQEAIQARWLPSLDVFDWMHLLQIAWPWVVGVLALLTFVLVWNRRLSIQVAERARAEAEERRQRSTLLALINSIPDPIWFKDTQGRYLGVNQAFADCLGRPPEDIVGRSDQQMFSRAAGAGRQERDRQALNESEPYASEGWVVYPDGRRVLFDTLRSAFHDDHGRLLGLVGVSRDVTARKSTELALAEARDLAEEAAQLKSDFLANMSHEIRTPLNIIIGLAHLLQETTLDPQQVDYLGKIQGSGQYLLELISDILDLSRVEAGKLEFEQIPFDLERLLGELFDLFNIRAASKGLAVHCEIDPRVPAQVVGDSLRLRQILMNYGNNALKFTEQGEVVLIVRLEDEDEDSLQLYFAFRDTGIGISEPQQERLFESFQQADSSITRRYGGSGLGLAICRKLAEAMGGSVGVESEPNRGSLFWCRLPMGRVDDSVSLSLQNISHEPLPVPMLPAAAAAPALLESGNDAEVEQVCRRLAHLLAADDPRAGRLLGERASLLRSVFNEGYEGIATSVRRFEFERALESLVNLARERDIRI is encoded by the coding sequence ATGCCCTTGCGCCGATTCTGCCTGTGCTGCCTTCTGCTGTTCGTTGCGCTGTGCGCCCAGACCCGAGCAGCAAGCCTGGCGCTGTCCGATGAGGAGCGTGCCTTCGTCACGGCCCACGAGCCGATTCGTGTCGGCCTGTTCCGCGCCGGCTGGCCGCCGTTCGAGGTGATCGACGAGTTCGACCAGTTCCATGGCATCAGCGCCGACTATCTGCAGCTGATCTCCGAGCGCCTGGGCATGAAGGTCCAGCCGGTGCTGTACAACACCTGGGAAGAGGTGCTGGCCGCGGTGAAGGCAGGCGAGGTGGACCTGCTGCCGTCCATGGCGGCCACCGACGAGCGCCAGCGCTTCCTGAGTTTTACTCAGCCCTACGTCACCACCAGCAGCCTGATCTTCGCCCGGCGCGACAGCACCATCCGCACGCTGGACGACCTGTCCGGCCGCCGGGTCGCGGTGGAGCAGGACTATGCCGTCCATGAGCTGCTGACCAAGGCGGTGCCGGGTATCGACTTCGTGCTGGCGGAAGACACGCCCAGCGCGCTCAAGGCTGTCTCCATCGGGCGTGCCGATGCCTATGTGGGCAACCTCATCACCTCCACCTTCCTGATCGAGCAGCTCGGCCTGTCCAACATGGAAGTGCGCGGCGACAGCGGGCTGGGCAACAGCCAGGTGCGCTTCGCCACGCGCAAGGAGCTGGAGCCGCTGGTGCCGCTGCTGGACCGCGCCCTGGGCAACATCACCCGCAACGAACAGGAGGCGATCCAGGCGCGCTGGCTGCCGTCGCTGGACGTCTTCGACTGGATGCACCTGCTGCAGATCGCCTGGCCCTGGGTAGTGGGCGTGCTGGCCCTGCTGACCTTCGTGCTGGTGTGGAACCGCCGCCTGTCGATCCAGGTGGCCGAGCGCGCCCGCGCCGAAGCGGAGGAGCGGCGCCAGCGCAGCACCCTGCTGGCGCTGATCAACTCGATTCCCGATCCGATCTGGTTCAAGGACACCCAGGGCCGCTACCTCGGCGTCAACCAGGCTTTCGCCGACTGCCTGGGACGGCCGCCGGAGGACATAGTCGGGCGCAGCGACCAGCAGATGTTCAGCCGCGCGGCCGGCGCCGGCCGGCAGGAGCGCGACCGCCAGGCGCTCAACGAGAGCGAGCCCTATGCCAGCGAAGGCTGGGTGGTCTATCCCGATGGTCGGCGGGTGCTCTTCGATACGCTGCGCAGTGCCTTCCACGACGACCACGGGCGGCTGCTCGGCCTGGTCGGCGTCAGCCGCGACGTCACCGCGCGCAAGTCCACCGAACTGGCGCTGGCCGAGGCCCGCGACCTGGCGGAAGAGGCGGCGCAGCTCAAGAGCGACTTCCTGGCCAACATGAGCCATGAGATCCGCACGCCGCTGAACATCATCATCGGCCTGGCGCACCTGCTCCAGGAGACCACCCTGGATCCGCAACAGGTGGACTACCTGGGCAAGATCCAGGGCTCGGGCCAGTACCTGCTGGAACTGATCAGCGACATCCTCGACCTGTCGCGCGTGGAAGCGGGCAAGCTGGAGTTCGAGCAGATCCCCTTCGACCTGGAGCGTCTGCTCGGCGAGCTGTTCGACCTGTTCAACATCCGCGCCGCGAGCAAGGGCCTGGCGGTGCACTGCGAGATCGACCCGCGGGTGCCCGCCCAGGTGGTGGGGGATTCGCTGCGCCTGCGGCAGATCCTGATGAACTACGGCAACAACGCACTGAAGTTCACCGAGCAGGGCGAGGTGGTGCTGATCGTCCGCCTGGAGGACGAGGACGAAGACAGCCTGCAGCTCTACTTCGCCTTCCGCGATACCGGTATCGGCATCTCCGAGCCGCAGCAGGAGCGCCTGTTCGAGTCCTTCCAGCAGGCGGACAGCTCCATCACCCGTCGTTACGGCGGCTCCGGCCTGGGCCTGGCGATCTGCAGGAAACTGGCAGAGGCGATGGGCGGCAGCGTCGGAGTGGAGAGCGAGCCGAACCGTGGCAGCCTGTTCTGGTGCCGGCTGCCCATGGGGCGGGTCGACGACTCGGTCAGCCTGAGCCTGCAGAACATCAGCCACGAACCGCTGCCGGTGCCCATGCTGCCGGCCGCGGCGGCGGCGCCTGCGCTGCTGGAGAGCGGCAACGACGCCGAGGTAGAACAGGTCTGCCGGCGCCTGGCGCACCTGCTGGCCGCCGACGACCCGCGCGCCGGGCGGTTGCTCGGCGAACGTGCAAGCCTGCTGCGCAGCGTCTTCAATGAGGGCTATGAGGGCATCGCCACGAGCGTGCGGCGTTTCGAATTCGAGCGGGCCCTGGAGAGTCTGGTGAATCTCGCGAGGGAGCGCGATATCCGTATATGA
- a CDS encoding EamA family transporter, with product MPLRHVLLALLVTLIWGVNFVVIKVGLHDFPPLLFCALRFALAALPLIFLRGPLPSPFWRIVQIGVLLGVVKFGLLFVGMHIGMPAGLSSLVLQSQVFFTVLIAAAFLGERPSARALIGLALAAGGLLLIGLERPMGDSLVAFLLVIAAALAWAFSNIATKRSGASDMLRLISWVSLIPPLPLLVLSWIFEGPEAIEHAVVNISLSGVGALLYIAFLATTVGFGLWSFLLRRYPASQVTPFALAVPVSGLLSGWLFLGEELTTQDWMACVLVFIGLAVTVLPASIWRRRAVANA from the coding sequence ATGCCCCTTCGCCACGTCCTCCTCGCCCTGTTGGTCACCCTGATCTGGGGCGTCAACTTCGTCGTGATCAAGGTCGGCCTGCATGACTTCCCGCCTCTGCTGTTCTGCGCCCTGCGCTTCGCCCTGGCGGCGCTGCCGCTGATCTTCCTGCGCGGTCCGCTGCCGTCGCCGTTCTGGCGCATCGTGCAGATCGGTGTGCTGCTGGGCGTGGTCAAGTTCGGCCTGCTGTTCGTCGGCATGCATATCGGCATGCCGGCGGGCCTGTCGTCGCTGGTGCTGCAGAGCCAGGTGTTCTTCACCGTGCTGATCGCCGCCGCCTTCCTCGGTGAGCGTCCCAGCGCGCGCGCTCTGATCGGCCTGGCGCTGGCCGCCGGTGGCCTGTTGCTGATCGGCCTGGAGCGTCCCATGGGCGACAGCCTGGTGGCCTTCCTGCTGGTGATCGCCGCCGCACTTGCCTGGGCCTTCTCCAACATCGCCACCAAGCGCTCCGGCGCCAGCGACATGCTGCGGCTGATCAGTTGGGTGAGCCTGATCCCGCCGCTGCCACTGCTGGTGCTGTCGTGGATCTTCGAAGGCCCCGAGGCCATCGAGCACGCCGTCGTGAACATCAGCTTGAGCGGGGTAGGTGCGCTGCTCTACATCGCATTCCTGGCCACTACCGTGGGGTTCGGCCTTTGGAGCTTCCTGCTGCGCCGCTACCCGGCCAGCCAGGTCACGCCCTTCGCGCTGGCCGTGCCGGTGTCCGGGCTGCTGTCGGGCTGGCTGTTCCTGGGTGAAGAACTCACCACCCAGGACTGGATGGCCTGCGTGCTGGTCTTCATCGGCCTCGCCGTGACGGTGCTGCCGGCATCGATCTGGCGCCGTCGGGCGGTGGCAAACGCCTAG
- a CDS encoding nucleotidyltransferase family protein: MGTGLIPPPGEAELLALIVGQPERLRLLRVVRDHGPAGAWIAAGFVRNAVWDALHGYGEPTPLSDIDVLYFSADCLEPEADCAWEHRLLGVSPDVPWSVRNQARMHLRNRDSSYRDCVDAMCHWPEVCTAVAVRLSGESLQLLAPLGIDDLWELRVRPTEHFRRKTDIYRARLAAKNWPARWPKLRIEPL; the protein is encoded by the coding sequence GTGGGAACAGGCCTGATCCCACCGCCCGGCGAGGCGGAGCTTCTCGCGCTGATCGTCGGGCAACCTGAACGCCTGCGCCTGCTGCGTGTCGTGCGGGATCACGGCCCGGCGGGTGCCTGGATTGCGGCGGGCTTCGTGCGCAATGCCGTGTGGGACGCCTTGCATGGCTATGGCGAACCCACGCCGTTAAGCGATATCGACGTGCTGTATTTCTCTGCCGACTGCCTGGAGCCCGAGGCGGATTGCGCCTGGGAGCATCGGCTGCTGGGCGTCTCCCCGGATGTACCCTGGTCTGTGCGTAACCAGGCGCGGATGCATCTGCGCAACCGTGATTCGTCCTATCGCGATTGCGTCGACGCCATGTGCCATTGGCCAGAGGTCTGCACCGCTGTGGCCGTTCGGCTGAGCGGCGAATCTCTGCAATTGCTGGCGCCACTGGGCATCGATGACCTCTGGGAACTGCGCGTCAGGCCCACCGAGCACTTCCGCCGCAAGACAGACATCTACCGCGCCCGCCTCGCCGCCAAGAACTGGCCGGCGCGCTGGCCGAAGCTACGTATCGAGCCCTTGTAG
- a CDS encoding PA4780 family RIO1-like protein kinase, which translates to MKTPKRLEPLIEDGLIDEVLRPLMSGKEAAVYVVRCGEELRCAKVYKEANKRSFRQAAEYQEGRKVRNSRQARAMAKGTKYGRKEQEDAWQNAEVAALFRLAGAGVRVPKPYDFLDGVLLMEMVADEDGDAAPRLNDVVMEPELARDFHEFLIRQIVMMLCAGLVHGDLSEFNVLVGPDGPVIIDLPQAVDAAGNNHAFRMLERDVGNMAAYFGRFAPELRYTHYAKEMWALYEDGKLLPDTELTGHFDDPEDEADVDSVLREIADAMREQERREAGRAAQDAPQKNDEPPPPPWEQA; encoded by the coding sequence ATGAAGACCCCGAAACGCCTAGAGCCGTTGATCGAAGACGGCCTGATCGACGAAGTATTGCGGCCGCTGATGAGCGGCAAGGAAGCAGCTGTCTATGTAGTGCGCTGCGGCGAAGAGCTGCGCTGCGCCAAGGTCTACAAGGAAGCCAACAAGCGCAGCTTCCGCCAGGCCGCCGAGTACCAGGAAGGCCGCAAGGTGCGCAACAGCCGCCAGGCGCGCGCCATGGCCAAGGGCACCAAGTACGGCCGCAAGGAGCAGGAGGACGCCTGGCAGAACGCCGAGGTGGCTGCGCTGTTCCGCCTGGCCGGCGCCGGTGTGCGGGTGCCCAAGCCCTACGACTTCCTTGACGGCGTACTGCTGATGGAAATGGTCGCCGACGAAGACGGTGACGCCGCGCCGCGCCTGAACGATGTGGTGATGGAGCCGGAGCTGGCCCGCGACTTCCACGAATTCCTCATCCGCCAGATCGTCATGATGCTCTGTGCGGGGCTGGTGCACGGCGACCTATCGGAATTCAACGTGCTGGTCGGCCCGGATGGCCCGGTGATCATCGACCTGCCGCAAGCCGTCGACGCCGCCGGCAATAACCACGCCTTCCGCATGCTAGAGCGCGACGTGGGCAACATGGCTGCCTACTTCGGCCGCTTCGCCCCGGAGCTCAGGTACACCCATTACGCCAAGGAAATGTGGGCACTCTACGAGGACGGCAAGTTGCTGCCGGATACCGAGTTGACCGGGCATTTCGACGACCCGGAAGACGAGGCGGATGTGGACTCCGTGCTGCGCGAGATCGCCGACGCCATGCGCGAGCAGGAACGTCGCGAAGCTGGCCGCGCTGCCCAGGATGCCCCGCAGAAGAACGACGAGCCACCGCCTCCACCGTGGGAACAGGCCTGA
- the cueR gene encoding Cu(I)-responsive transcriptional regulator, with amino-acid sequence MNIGEAAKKSGLTAKMIRYYESTGLLAPAGRSASGYRHYSEQDLHTLAFIRRSRDFGFSLEEVGQLLALWQDRQRASADVKALAARHIDELNRKIAELSSLRDTLQELSDHCQGDHRPDCPILKDLESGNCCH; translated from the coding sequence ATGAACATCGGCGAAGCGGCGAAGAAGAGCGGGCTGACCGCGAAGATGATCCGCTACTACGAATCCACCGGCCTGCTCGCCCCCGCCGGCCGCAGCGCCAGCGGCTACCGCCACTACAGCGAGCAGGACCTGCACACGCTGGCCTTCATCCGCCGCTCGCGGGACTTCGGCTTCTCCCTGGAGGAGGTCGGCCAACTGCTCGCCCTCTGGCAGGACCGCCAGCGCGCCAGCGCCGACGTCAAGGCCCTGGCCGCTCGGCACATCGACGAACTGAACCGCAAGATTGCCGAACTGAGCAGCCTGCGCGACACGCTGCAGGAACTCAGCGACCACTGCCAGGGCGACCACCGGCCGGACTGCCCGATCCTCAAGGACCTGGAGTCGGGGAATTGCTGTCACTGA
- a CDS encoding type II toxin-antitoxin system HicB family antitoxin, whose protein sequence is MTPMKYQGYAARIEYSDDDGLFIGHVAGIRDVIGFHGESVSELREAFEEAIDDYLATCEKLGREPQRPFSGKLSLRLDPQLHAQVAIKAELSNQSINQWVVDRLGEVV, encoded by the coding sequence ATGACTCCCATGAAGTACCAAGGCTACGCGGCGCGCATCGAATACAGCGACGATGACGGGCTGTTCATTGGTCATGTTGCCGGGATCCGCGACGTGATCGGATTCCATGGTGAATCGGTCAGCGAATTGCGCGAAGCGTTCGAAGAAGCGATAGATGACTATCTGGCGACCTGCGAGAAACTCGGCCGCGAACCGCAGCGGCCGTTCTCCGGCAAGCTCAGCCTGCGCCTGGACCCACAACTGCACGCGCAGGTGGCGATCAAGGCTGAATTGAGCAACCAGAGCATCAATCAGTGGGTGGTGGACCGCCTAGGTGAAGTGGTCTGA